A section of the Rossellomorea marisflavi genome encodes:
- a CDS encoding MBL fold metallo-hydrolase produces MSVNAMSSKEVAQKVMDQETLFILDVRNEDAFQDWKVEGKNFTYLNVPYFDLLDGVGDIMDQLPKDQDILVVCAKEGSSIMVAEMLSEEGLDVSYLSGGMKAWSEHLEPVKVGDLADGGELYQFVRLGKGCLSYMVLSGGEAAVIDATRMTSAYTAFAGEKGVEIKHVFDTHLHADHISGGRLLAERAGGSYWLPPKDATEVNFDYNKLEDGNSVTIGTSTIDIQALYTPGHTIGSTSFIVDGHYLLSGDILFIDSIGRPDLAGMAEDWVGDLRESLYTRYRGLQDDLIVLPAHFMVIEELNADGTVARSLGDLLKENHGLNIEDEGEFRKLVTENLPPQPNAYQEIRETNMGKISPDEETQREMEIGPNRCAVR; encoded by the coding sequence GTGTCAGTCAATGCAATGAGCAGCAAAGAAGTCGCACAGAAAGTCATGGATCAGGAAACACTTTTCATCCTCGACGTCCGGAACGAAGACGCCTTTCAGGACTGGAAAGTGGAAGGGAAGAATTTCACCTATCTGAACGTCCCTTATTTTGACCTGCTGGACGGTGTGGGAGATATCATGGACCAGCTTCCGAAGGATCAGGACATCCTTGTCGTCTGCGCCAAGGAAGGATCCTCGATCATGGTGGCTGAGATGCTCTCAGAAGAAGGTCTTGACGTGTCGTATCTCAGCGGGGGCATGAAGGCATGGAGTGAGCATCTCGAACCGGTGAAAGTCGGTGACCTTGCAGACGGAGGAGAGCTTTATCAATTCGTCCGTCTCGGCAAAGGCTGCCTGTCCTACATGGTTCTGTCCGGAGGTGAAGCTGCGGTCATCGATGCCACGCGCATGACCTCCGCCTACACGGCATTTGCCGGGGAAAAAGGAGTGGAGATCAAGCATGTCTTCGATACGCATCTTCATGCAGACCATATTTCAGGAGGAAGGCTCCTAGCCGAACGAGCTGGAGGTTCTTACTGGCTGCCACCCAAGGACGCAACGGAGGTCAACTTCGACTACAACAAACTCGAAGACGGAAACTCGGTGACGATCGGAACGTCCACCATCGATATCCAGGCCCTATACACACCAGGTCACACGATCGGCTCCACCTCGTTCATCGTCGATGGTCACTATCTCCTATCCGGGGATATCCTGTTCATCGACTCCATCGGACGCCCGGATCTTGCCGGGATGGCCGAAGACTGGGTCGGGGATCTGAGGGAAAGCCTCTACACACGCTACCGTGGACTGCAGGATGATCTGATTGTGCTTCCGGCTCACTTCATGGTGATCGAGGAGCTGAACGCAGATGGAACCGTTGCACGCAGCCTCGGAGATCTGTTGAAAGAAAACCACGGTCTCAACATTGAAGACGAGGGGGAATTCAGAAAGCTCGTGACCGAGAATCTGCCTCCGCAACCGAATGCGTATCAGGAAATCCGTGAAACCAATATGGGGAAAATCTCCCCCGATGAAGAAACCCAACGAGAAATGGAAATCGGACCAAACCGCTGTGCGGTCCGCTAA
- a CDS encoding sulfurtransferase TusA family protein, which translates to MKTDQLLDAKGLACPMPIVKTKKVMKDMSAGEVLEVQATDKGSKADLEAWAKSTGHQYLGLIEEGDVLKHYLRKSSDQDAVERSYETVASNEDLQAKIDASENMTILDVREAAEYAFNHIQGAVSIPMGELESRLQELQKESAIYVVCRTGNRSDMAAQTLVANGFTNVTNIVPGMSEWKGNTESNH; encoded by the coding sequence ATGAAAACCGATCAATTGCTTGATGCAAAGGGCCTCGCGTGTCCGATGCCGATCGTCAAAACGAAAAAGGTCATGAAGGATATGAGCGCCGGTGAAGTGCTGGAGGTCCAGGCTACGGACAAAGGATCGAAGGCTGACCTTGAAGCGTGGGCAAAAAGTACAGGGCATCAATATCTTGGTCTGATTGAAGAAGGCGATGTACTGAAGCATTATCTGCGAAAATCATCCGACCAGGATGCAGTGGAGCGCTCATACGAGACCGTTGCGAGCAACGAGGATCTTCAGGCTAAGATCGATGCCTCAGAAAATATGACCATCCTTGATGTGCGTGAAGCGGCAGAGTATGCCTTCAATCATATCCAGGGTGCCGTATCCATCCCGATGGGGGAACTTGAATCGCGCCTTCAGGAACTACAGAAAGAATCAGCCATATACGTGGTATGCCGCACAGGGAACCGCAGCGACATGGCCGCCCAAACACTTGTGGCCAATGGCTTCACCAACGTCACCAATATCGTACCGGGCATGAGTGAGTGGAAGGGAAATACGGAATCGAACCACTAA
- a CDS encoding sulfurtransferase TusA family protein encodes MESVKVLDAKGLACPMPIVRTKKEMNTIESGEVLEIHATDKGAKSDLTAWAKSGGHELVKHEEDGDVLKFWIKKG; translated from the coding sequence ATGGAATCAGTAAAAGTATTGGATGCAAAAGGATTGGCATGCCCGATGCCGATCGTCAGGACAAAAAAAGAAATGAACACGATCGAGTCAGGAGAAGTCCTTGAAATCCATGCAACGGATAAAGGAGCTAAAAGTGACCTCACCGCATGGGCCAAATCTGGCGGTCATGAACTTGTGAAGCATGAAGAAGACGGAGACGTATTGAAGTTCTGGATCAAAAAAGGATAA